Proteins encoded within one genomic window of Anaerolineae bacterium:
- a CDS encoding trypsin-like peptidase domain-containing protein: MRNMQQRVGVLVGIMLILSLLAGCGWAGTVRTLVSPAITAVAEIASTPTPTPAPQKAATAAPAVQSSALPAGVLEEEELLTRMYEEVSPSVVHIRVAQQVSGLSGFADDLYRRGEGSGFVWDTEGHIVTNDHVVEDATIVEVHFKDGTILEADVIGTDPQSDIAVINVDPTQVALKPVILGDSDQVKVGQLAVAIGNPFGQTWTMTRGIVSAVGRVIQSGLSRFSIPEVIQTDAAINPGNSGGPLLNSRGEVIGMNTMIISQTGSSSGVGFAVPSNIIAKVVPALIAKGSYAYPWLGITGRDLLPQDVKALDLPVRRGALVLDVAAGSPADKAGLRGSERVIRVQGQELTTGGDVIIAIDDTPVTGMDQLISYLVRKTQPGQQVTLTIIRDGKEKKVTVTLAERPKE, from the coding sequence ATGAGAAACATGCAACAGCGTGTAGGGGTATTGGTGGGGATAATGTTGATCCTGAGCTTGCTGGCCGGCTGTGGTTGGGCGGGGACCGTGCGCACTCTCGTCAGCCCGGCTATCACGGCGGTGGCGGAGATCGCTTCGACGCCGACACCCACGCCCGCTCCGCAGAAGGCGGCGACCGCCGCGCCGGCGGTGCAGTCCAGCGCTCTGCCGGCCGGCGTCCTCGAAGAGGAAGAGCTGTTGACGCGTATGTACGAGGAGGTCAGCCCATCCGTGGTGCACATCCGGGTGGCCCAGCAGGTCTCAGGTCTCTCCGGCTTCGCCGATGACCTATATCGGCGCGGTGAAGGCTCGGGCTTCGTCTGGGACACAGAAGGCCATATCGTCACCAATGACCACGTGGTCGAGGATGCCACTATTGTGGAAGTGCATTTCAAGGATGGGACCATTCTGGAGGCGGATGTCATCGGCACGGACCCGCAGAGCGATATCGCCGTGATCAATGTGGACCCAACCCAGGTCGCGCTGAAGCCGGTGATCCTGGGAGATTCAGACCAGGTGAAGGTGGGACAGCTTGCTGTGGCTATCGGTAACCCCTTCGGCCAGACCTGGACGATGACGCGCGGCATCGTCAGCGCGGTGGGGCGCGTGATTCAATCGGGCCTCTCCCGCTTCTCCATCCCGGAGGTCATTCAGACTGACGCGGCCATCAACCCGGGCAACTCCGGCGGCCCCCTGCTGAACAGCCGCGGAGAGGTTATCGGCATGAACACCATGATCATCTCTCAGACGGGGAGCAGTTCCGGCGTCGGCTTCGCGGTGCCGAGCAACATTATCGCCAAGGTGGTGCCGGCGCTCATCGCCAAAGGCTCATATGCCTATCCGTGGCTGGGCATCACGGGGCGTGATCTCCTGCCGCAGGACGTGAAGGCCCTGGACCTGCCGGTGCGCCGGGGCGCGCTGGTGCTGGACGTGGCCGCCGGCAGTCCAGCGGACAAGGCCGGCCTGCGCGGCAGTGAGCGCGTCATCCGTGTGCAAGGCCAGGAGTTAACTACCGGCGGTGATGTCATCATCGCCATAGACGACACGCCGGTAACCGGCATGGATCAGCTCATCTCGTACCTGGTGCGCAAGACCCAGCCCGGCCAGCAGGTGACGCTGACCATCATCCGGGATGGGAAGGAAAAGAAGGTCACCGTCACCCTGGCGGAGCGGCCGAAGGAATAA
- a CDS encoding ATP-binding cassette domain-containing protein, giving the protein MIDVKHLSKSYGMVQAVKDVSFHVDAGEVIGLLGPNGAGKTTLMKILTGYLQPDEGEVWIDGIDVVADPLAVQSRIGYLPENAPLYPELTVQAYLRLMADLRQIPAEQQPALLTEAILAAGLQDYLTRPIGELSKGYRQRVGIAQAILHKPKLLILDEPTVGLDPTQVLEVRRLIRRLAKNSTILLSTHILSEVEATCQRVIILMNGEVKADARLQELEATSEAVLVLGEAVPGALTALKGLPGVRSVERFDTPHGVEYHIRGENGVDVRPAVFRLAREQNWPVYELRRHVRTLEAVFNELATSAGSIPAKAKEVRAA; this is encoded by the coding sequence ATGATCGATGTCAAGCATCTCAGTAAATCGTACGGCATGGTGCAGGCGGTCAAGGATGTGAGCTTCCATGTGGACGCCGGCGAAGTCATCGGCTTACTGGGGCCCAACGGCGCCGGCAAGACCACCCTGATGAAAATCCTCACCGGCTATCTTCAGCCGGATGAGGGAGAAGTGTGGATCGACGGCATTGATGTGGTGGCCGACCCGCTGGCAGTGCAGTCCCGCATCGGCTATCTGCCGGAGAACGCCCCCCTGTATCCGGAGCTGACAGTACAGGCGTACCTGCGGCTGATGGCCGATCTGCGGCAAATCCCAGCGGAGCAACAGCCGGCCCTGCTGACCGAGGCCATCCTGGCGGCCGGCCTGCAGGATTACCTGACCCGCCCCATCGGCGAATTGAGCAAGGGGTACCGCCAGCGCGTGGGCATCGCCCAGGCCATCCTGCACAAGCCCAAACTGCTCATCCTGGACGAGCCAACAGTGGGCCTGGACCCCACCCAGGTGCTGGAAGTGCGCCGGCTCATCCGCCGGCTGGCCAAAAACAGCACCATTCTCCTCTCCACGCACATCCTTTCCGAGGTGGAAGCCACCTGCCAGCGCGTCATCATCCTGATGAACGGCGAGGTCAAGGCGGATGCCCGCCTGCAGGAGCTGGAAGCCACCTCGGAGGCCGTGCTGGTGCTGGGGGAGGCAGTGCCTGGCGCCCTGACGGCGCTGAAGGGCCTGCCCGGTGTGCGTTCGGTGGAGCGGTTCGACACGCCGCATGGGGTGGAATATCACATCCGCGGTGAGAACGGGGTGGATGTGCGGCCGGCGGTCTTCCGGCTGGCACGGGAGCAGAACTGGCCGGTGTATGAACTGCGGCGTCATGTGCGCACCCTAGAAGCGGTCTTCAATGAGCTGGCGACCTCTGCCGGCAGTATACCAGCCAAAGCGAAGGAGGTGCGTGCGGCATGA